From a single Miscanthus floridulus cultivar M001 chromosome 8, ASM1932011v1, whole genome shotgun sequence genomic region:
- the LOC136471886 gene encoding two-component response regulator ORR12-like has protein sequence MDIVAPHVLIVDDTFVDRLVASRVLKSCNIQVTIVEGPKQALDFLDVENDVKLILTDYCMPGMTGYDFLMEVKESPKLKHIPVVIMSSDNIPERMQKCLDAGAKEYIIKPIKAVDVPRILSYI, from the exons ATGGACATTGTTGCTCCACATGTACTCATAGTTGATGACACCTTTGTTGATCGCCTTGTGGCATCTCGAGTCTTAAAGAGTTGTAACATTCAAG TGACAATTGTGGAGGGCCCAAAGCAAGCCTTGGATTTTCTAGACGTG GAGAATGATGTAAAGCTGATTCTAACCGATTATTGTATGCCTGGTATGACTGGGTATGATTTTCTGATGGAGGTGAAG GAATCACCAAAGTTGAAGCATATCCCTGTGGTGATCATGTCTAGTGACAACATCCCTGAAAGGATGCAAAA GTGCCTAGATGCAGGGGCAAAGGAGTATATCATAAAGCCTATCAAAGCTGTTGACGTGCCCCGTATTTTGAGCTACATTTGA
- the LOC136471887 gene encoding protein GLUTAMINE DUMPER 2-like, producing MRPAPTSVSRPTSTSSTTSPAAPPPPAAAAVAASPWHSPVPYLFGGLAAMLGLITLALLILACSYWKLNNYLGTGRDDTTSGPGATDGDDDGSKSPAAASPATFADLVAVVMAGEKMPTFLAAPIVRQAHGNSAAATATGEGSLVMEEEEQESRGKAGEGESGVVADAERGRQLDQV from the coding sequence ATGAGGCCGGCACCAACAAGTGTTTCCAGGCCCACATCGACGTCGTCGACGACTTCGCCGGCAGCGCCACCACCGCCAGCGGCCGCGGCAGTGGCAGCCTCGCCGTGGCACTCGCCGGTGCCGTACCTGTTCGGCGGGCTGGCCGCCATGCTGGGCCTCATCACGCTGGCGCTCCTCATCCTTGCCTGCTCCTACTGGAAGCTCAACAACTACCTCGGCACCGGCCGCGACGACACCACCTCCGGACCCGGAGCCACGgatggcgacgacgacggctCCAAGTCGCCGGCCGCGGCCTCTCCCGCGACGTTCGCTGACCTCGTCGCCGTCGTCATGGCCGGGGAGAAGATGCCCACGTTCTTGGCCGCGCCGATCGTCCGCCAAGCGCACGGTAAcagcgccgccgccacagccacCGGAGAAGGGTCGCtggtgatggaggaggaggagcaggagagcCGCGGCAAGGCAGGGGAGGGGGAGAGCGGTGTGGTCGCCGACGCCGAACGGGGACGGCAGCTAGATCAGGTGTGA